TTAAAAAAAAAGGTACACTAAACAATCACAGGGTTCTAGGACAAGCCCAAAGTTCAATCTTTTACGCCATTTTAGACCTGGgttttatataaaaacataagATCACGCACTTCAATTGAAGTAACCAACCCCAAAATATTGGAACTCGAAAACGAACATGACAGATAGATGATGATTTACAGACACAATTGAGTTGAACAAGTGTAGGGAAAATAAATTGAATACTAAAACAGGGTCCCATGAGAAATCCAAATGACTGATACATTTACATTCGACATGAAAAAGGAATCTTACCTTGAAAACACAACACAATGGAAAAGAACCAAATTCTGGAGAGAGTTCAAGTCCCAAACCAAGTGATCAAATCTGatgaaaaaataataagaaaCTCATTAATCAGATCCAAGAACATTTCTGTAAGGTTGACAAATGATCCAAAAAACAGAAACAGAGGAAAATACCATCATAAAGTGACAGAGCATTCCCTAAAAAGTTGGTCTTCTTTTTGGGTTTAATTTGAATGGAGTTTGGAGAGGTGAGAGATTGATGAGAGAATCTAGGAATAAAAGGAAAACGTGAAACGGATCATTGGGTGATATTAAATCGAAATCCAGAAGAGAGTGGTTGGGGTTGGGGACTTACAGAGAAGGGTGAAGCAAATCTGGTTAGCTCCTAAAACACACTGAACTGAGACTACAAAGTGATATTGCTGGTTTTGGCCTTGGATGACCAACTGCCTATATGTGTCTACTTTTTTTGTGTTGGAAAGCGACTCAATAACCGGTTCTTTGTAGTGATTGgccttttcaattttttttttttttcatgccGAAATATTAATCATACGGGATCAAGTTCAAATTAGAGCTCTTAGCTTAATAGtcgatttaaatatataaataatttaaaaaatagtaTTTTAATATGACAATTGATTTAAacatataacaaatatatttaaaagaaaaaatattccAAATATTAAGATAAAATAACTATCATTTGACTCAGTTAATCATTTTTTATTCCGTTTTTATAAAAATACTCACTGCTTTACAAGCTATCATTTGACATAATTTTAAACAAAGtaaccaaaattttttttcctCCCCTTCATTTTGGCCGAAACTTACTGTAACATTATCTaactatttttgttttatttttacaattataACAAGTTAGAAACCATCTCTTAATCATTTTCCATCAAaaaacatacatatttcatttaattttataagCTTCCAAGTTCCATCAATATCCTTTAATAGTAACTTTTAATAtacttgataaaataaaataaaataaatattactacatatatatatatatatatatataacaagttTCAAATATTCAAAATCTATGAAAAGTTTGAACAAAAACAAACCTTATACTTCAAATTTAaaggaaaattaattaaaaagttatttttcttcttttcttgctAAGCACCAATATGAAGAAGAAAGCTGATAAAAGtcttccatcttttcttttcttttatatatatattattatattacttataaaatattattatgttaagtaaaatattaaataaatattaaattattatttaacaaaatatcattcaaaATTCATCATGAATAATTTAACTTCTTCAataatattttctttttgtttttatcaacaataattttttaatattattttaatcctATAAAAATATTGGAGTGACCTACTTACATTTTTGGGAGGGTCATAATGTAAATTtacaaaggactaaattgaaaaatttaaaCTTTGGGGGCCATGGCCCCTGGCCTCAACGTGGCTCGCTTAACGCATGTAATCATGTTCGAGTTATATGGTTCCCCTTCTAACAATGTTGTCTTCAAAGTTCAAACTTAGATTTTTTCCTTAAGAGTATAATATGTATTGCCATTACATCCAATCACTTTGTACATGAATCAATATTATCGTATTTACATAACTTTTTATAATTTGTGAATTGACTACTCAATTACTTAGAATAATTATTAttactttcaaattttatattttgaaacaAAGGTAAATATCAAATCTATACAAaattcaatatgtaatttaatatataaattttaattttgatttagttGTAGAcatttaaataaatgaatacatgcatttatttttatattaaataaatataattatttgtgtatgtaaCATTTCAACGGAAAATGATATTAATCCGATAATACTATCAAtgatttatgaaaattgaatcaaatcaaatattactcttataatttttttactttcaaattttatttctaattcattttttaaaaatataacaccTTATCTAACTCTAATAATTTTAGACTTTCTGCATTAATTTGTGATATTCAaatatacttttaaatttttatattaaaaatataattacacCCAATCTAACTttaataattttgttttttttttttacaattattcTAAGATATTCAGATCATAGTAGTCGGTATCGTTTGTTCTTGATACATGCTATTCTAGttctaaatcaataccaaattgtcTAAATTTGATTTTAGTCTAAGTTTCGACTATTTCAACAAATATTGATTTGTATTAATATGTATTGGCTAGCACTGGTTGgtacaaaattttaatattttaaatcaatctatgttcttttatttttatttttatctttaaccattttaatttttcaataattccatttgaatttaaaatataattattcaattaaattgttcaattcaattaataattttgaaatttatatttacatataaatgTATTTATTTGGATAtatttacatgtatatataatgttcttttttaaaaaataaaagttaaattataaatatCTATGCGTAAAAATGAATATatatttcattaaaaacaaagaaattattgtaaatatataagtaaaaaatatttgaaaatatcaaaaatttacaATTATACACATATGGAGACAAAATTGATAATATATCAATATAATATTTGACTACTTTGATTCAATCATAAGTAATaaaaagaatatttaaaaaataagaaaTGATATACtgtattaatttacaaattaaccGGATGCCTAGCCCGAACGCAATTGTGAAATCAAATTTTAGGTGAAGCAAAATGATAAGCATCTCATTTTAACCTAGGCTATTAGTTGAAGTACTACCATCTCTTAATTGTTGAGACCGCACCACATCGGGTTAGTTAAGCTTAAGATATTGGATGGAAAACATAAGTAAAGATtgctaaattcataatttaattgagtGTAACTATTTATTAATATAAGTGGTGAGAAAGTCTTCTTCTGTGTATGTTTTTCATATTATATAGAAAGTTTGGAAACTATCATAAAACTGTCCTGAGAGCTCTATTTACAAACACCCATAACTGTATACCTAAGATTCTGAAGAGCCACCAAAAAGCGACAGTGTAGTGTTCACCTCTTGGCACTTGGGTAACTTCATGTCTGAAGCAAGTTTTAATGTGGTGCCGCTGCCGCTACCACCTGCCTTAGGATAAGGCAATGCAAGGGAAAGAGCAAGTGAAGGACTAGTGTCGGAGATCTCGTCTCGTGAATCCCCATTGCTCATCACCATAAAAGATGGGGGCATATTTCCGTGAGCTGAAAGACTCCTTCCAACCCCCAGGGCAAGCTCAAGATTTGAAACTCTTGACTTTACCTGTTTCCCACTGTCATTTGAAAGAACTTGCTGCTGCAACAAGTGCTTCCAGCTATACTTATTACCTACTGAATCCGATTCCAGAGGAACTATCGACATATCATACACTTCATTGCCGTAGATGCTAGGGCCTCTGCCATTTACAGGAAGGGAACATCTATCATTTATTATATCTTTTATCCTATTCCTATCTACATCCATTCCACCAAAACAACTCTTTAATCTCTTGCCGTCATTAGTATCATCAGCCTCCACATGATCTGCAAAATATTCTTGTTTTTCTTGAATAGAACAGTTGAGATCAATTTCAGGTCTTTTTCCTGACTCTCTTTCTTCTCTCTGCATGAAACACTATATCAGtcattaaaacaaatattaattgGTATGGTAGGAACCAAAACAGCAAAAGTAAGATGCCCCAACAATCTTTCATCAATGACAGATCATTATAACACTCTCTGACCATTTCCCCCTTTTAATTGGACACTATCAGCAAAACAACTAGAGAGTAAAAAATTTTACCTGAGATGAGTCGATTATGCCCACTTGCTGACTACCTATTTGTACATCCAGGGCATTCATCTTCTGTTCCGAAGAAGATTCTTTGGTTTCACAAACTTCAGCTTTTTTTCCAGAAGCGACTGTCATTGAGTCCGGGAAAGCATTGGAGTTCAATGCAGATAAACTTTCACTTGACTTTCCAGGGGGGAACAATTTCTCGCAAGACATGGCTGAAATTTGTTCTGAGCACTGAAACCTCTTTCCTCTAAATACACCCCATAAAAACAGCATGTTATTCCAACCTGCAATGTTCAAACTTTGTAAGTCCACCAATGAAAAAGCAAATTTCATTTTGTTTATATGGATGCATGTGAAATGTAACTATCAAACTCTTACACTGAGATTTTTCTGGAAGTAGGTTCGAGGGGAATATTAAAAGCTCAAACCCGCCAAAGTTCCCTTTGAGGCTAAAATCATACTTAATCATCCTGTCCAACAAGTTCTTATAGCTTCTTTCGTAACTGCACAAGAAGCATGTAAAATAACCTGAGTTATCTGAAAGAAAATTAGCTCTTCTACACAGAAACATTTCCACAAACCTGTCAAGTTCTTTTGCAAAAAAGTAGAGCGCAATATTATCTTCAGTGGCATGGCTTTTCATGAATTGAGTGGGCCACATGCTCAATCGAGGTGCTTCCTCCAACGACAGTTTTAGAGGCAGTTTCTGCACTACTTCAAGAACTTTATGTGAGGCATAAGTTGACAAGTGTGCTTGCAGTCCATCACAAGCAAATGGAAGTCCACCACTCCTTTGAATTTCAAACTTGCCTCTGCAGAACATGTCAGAAGGTATGCTTAAGACACCGAATAGATGAGCAGTTAAGAAGGTAGGAGTCATTGACAAATTTCAAAATGAACAATAAGAAAGGCAATAAAAGCCATACTGCCATATAGAATCAAGCTGTGGAACAACAGAAATCCAAGAAGGCACAGGTACTCCAGAAGCAAAAATAGTTGAATCTCTCGGGCAAGGCCGTTCAGACTGCACAGCAGCACTGGAATGCTTTTTACTGATAGCAGGTACTACTGGAGAGTACTCAACACAGTGCTTCACATTAAGAACTCTCTTTTTCTCTTCAGTCAGAAAACTTTTTTGTGCAGAAGTACTAGATGTTTTTAAGGAATTATCTGATGTTTCATGACCTTTCACATCCACTAAATCATTACACAAGGAACTGGAAGGGCATGCCAAACCATTTTTGACAGAAGCAATTCTTTTATCAGCCCCCGCAAGTGCATCACTGTTGgataatttcaatttcttttctgtCTTAATTGGAGACTGTCCTTTTGGATGCTGTCCTTTTGGATGCCTTGATCTCTTCAAATCCTCAACGCGAGAAGAGTTGGGAAGTAATTTAGTGTCGTGATTACTATTATTCACAGTATAGCTCATATTCTTCAATGACACAGATTTAGACACCGTTTGAATCCTCCTCTCACTCTCATTAGCAGTAGTTCCTTTAGCCAAGCCTTCATTGCCACAACTGCCTTCCTTCAGCAGTTGGACATCTTCTTTTAAGCTCCTATTAGAGAATGATTTGGACTTGGAAAGTAATCCTACATCACCAGCATAAAAAATAATTCAGTTAGTAAATGTGCTAGGTTGACATTATAATTAATAAAGCACAGCTTCTGCCATTAAGGTGTATGTGAAATATACCCTTTGACACCTGATGTTGTGATGGCAATTTAAGTGATTTACTCCTTAATTCGGTAGGTGAGCACACAGTTCCCGGAGTAGTGCTAGACGAGTGGCCTCCAGATTGATGCATCGAAACTTTGCTGCTGCAACTCGATGTCGTAGGTGATTTCAAATCTGCTCCAAAAGCCTTATTTCTAACTGCTTGTAAACTGCCAGAAGGTCTCTTCGAAGTAAACGAAGGAGTTGAACTAACTTTATGTGCTTCACTTTCCTCGACCTCCAAAGGTTTGGTTTCTGATTCTGAAGCAAGTGtttttttaaaaatcttaacTCCTCCCTCCATTTTGTCTTGTTTTCGCCTCTCAGTTTCTTTACTGAGCACACATTCCTCACACATCCAATCACCTTTGGGAACACTGTCCATCTTCACACGCATACAATAACTGGTTCATGGAAATGGAATATGTCAACATTTAAGTGTCCCGTGATAAAAGGAAGAAACTATAAATACACAAACACCATACATTTCAACTAATAAAAAATATGAAGAAAAGGcaagcatgcatgcatgcatgagaGAGGCAGAAACGCAAGACCTACATGTGTTCTGCTCCATCACTGCAGTTGCTACAAACAGCAAGCAACTCCTCTCGACCTATGTCACCGCATATATCACAAACTTTGACCTGATTATCagatacaacaattaataacaaAACGCCAACTCTTTTGAACAGAAAAAATAAAGCAAGAAAGAAAATGAAGTTCATCATTTGCACGGATCTTGTGCCTGTAAAGATAATTGGAAGCCAAGAAAAGAGAACCAACATTTAGAAGGTACCACCGTTATAATTAATGGACAGTAAGAAACTTAATTTTCCTCACGCAACTATTCTtaaaatgagatatatgtatCCAAGTGGCAACATTAAAATATATTCTATCTCATGCTTTGTCAAGCCAAAAGAAACCTGTTGTCAATATACAAAGCTTTTTCATCATCTTTTCAGACCATCTAGAAGATTTAATAGTAGATTTAGTCATGCAAAGGTCTATTGTAAGCATGCATAACATAAGACTTTAACTGGAATAGCATTTTACGTACTTCATACTCAATGCTGTCTGGTGCATCACTACAAGCAGCAGGCTGTGATCCAATATTAGTTTCCTCCATATTAATTTCCTTAGCCACTGTAGTGGACTTTAGTTCAGCTGTTTGCTCTCTTTCATTTGTTCTATTATCAACTTCCATAGATTCAGCATAGTTATGTCCATCACCGATCTGACTGCCAACCCGTATGGAACCTGTTCTGGCAAAAGTTGATTGGACTTGTTCCTCAGAACACTCGGAATGTTCTCTCTGGAAATGAAGATTTAATTTTCAGTTTCTAGTTCCAAGCAgatgataaaaatataaagaaacatTAATAAATTTCACCACATAAAAAGTAGGAATTTCAAGAATACCTTTGCTGAGCTGGCACCAGCACATGAATCTCGTAAAGATGAAATTTCTGACATATCTGACTTGTTTGAACAATACAGAATCTCCTGGGAAGATTCAATGGACGATCTGTTTGATCTCCTTGGATGATTATCATCTACATCACCACAAGGACTACCAACTAGAAAACAAGCAGGTTGACCGTTAACTTCCTTTTCAGTCCCAGGGAAACTATCAACTGAAGCTGAGTTGTAAGATAAATTTTTCTTGTCTGCATCACTAGTATGGTCAGCAGCCTTTGTTTTTGCATAGTCTGATACACACACAAAGGAAATATTATCTCCAAGGCATTCCGACTCTTGTTTCTCAAACTTATTGGGGACAAATTTATTATGAAAGATTGGTGCTTTCAGTGGCCCAATATTATTTGCACAAGCCGAAGGCAGGTTTGTTTTTGTACTCATCTTGATGCTCTCATAGGTGTTACAATCCCTCAACGTTTCTTCACTCTCTACAACATCAGAGAAGGATTCGCGACTCAAGCATACACTGAGAGGATGACTTGACTCACTACTTGTACGCTGTCTATCATTGCATGCTCTATTCATCTGAGGAGATGACAAATCAGCATCGTTAAAAGAGTAATGGTTACTATCCTTTTTTTGACAGGCTTTGCCTAGAAACTCATTTGTCTTTGTTGCTGTCGATGCCATTTGTTTGGACACACACGGTGAAAATGAAGAAACACACACATTGCATGTTCCAGGTTCTTCTTTTAAACCTAGTTCCCTGCTTGACAATTGGGTGCCGCCAAAACCATTTTCAGCATTAAATGATCCCTGATAGGCGATAGTGTATCACAACCAAGACAGAAAAAAAATGTAATAAGAAAATAGAACGGGGAAAAACCTGACATTTATGAAGCACAACAGAACGAGAATTATATTAACAAGAATCACACAAACCAAAGTAATATCAAAGTCGCACAGGAATTACAATAAAGGCAAAACTAATAAGGTTTTTTACTTTTTCAACGTGTTCTTTTCTatggtatatatataaaaaaatgataTCTCATCATGGGTTAACAAATTTAGTACAAATGGAAACCACATATCATGTGTTTCTGCATTGTcagtattttaaatattaatgcaAGGGGAAGATAAATATCATGATAAAATCGATTGCAAACTCTATTTAGAATATAGAATACAGATAGTTCATTGCTTTTCAATAGTGTCCATGCATCGGAATAAAGATCCGGAAGAAGAAACTTCAAATCCATATAACTCTCCCTTCTTAGCAAAGGGAAAATAAATACCATGATAAAACCTATGGCAACACCTTTCAGAAAATGGAATAGATTCTTCATTAATTTTCAAAGAACCCATGCATCACAAATGAAACTCAAGAAAGATGACACCAAATCTACTAAATTCATAAATGTTATCAAAGTATCACTATTGCTATGTTCCTTCTTAGGACACAATCCTAATGACAGAGACCGCAAAACAATGTAATGTCTCCATGTTATTTGCTTGATTCTATTTCTACTACTCTACCAAATAAACATTCAACTTAAAACCAGACAACTAAAAACTGCAGGCAGAGCCAAACTTTATCAGAAAACCTTTGAAACGAGCATTAAAGATAAGCAATGCATTTAATCTGCATGGAGAATTTTGTTCACTGAATCATAGTAGTGAGAAAACTAAAAGAAATCAATAAACATGCTGCACAACTAAGAATTTTCTTACCATATTCAACGCAGCAAAGCAGTCGGCTTCATCAGGAAGCCCTTCTGAACACAAACTTCCTATCACCACTGATGAGACCTGTACAGatatcaaaaaataaaataacacgaAGATCTATTCACTAAGTAAAATTACAATGCTAAAGCTACAAAGTTAACACATTACACGAAGACACAGCAAATACAATATACTTTGACAAGCATTGAATTGATTAATGAGAATGCACGAGGTAAGAacagaagagaaacaaaaaacatGGGGCAAAAAATATCTCTTGATCACTTTAATTTAGTGTATTAAAAAAGCCAATCTTTTAGGTTTCAATAAAACCAATGCAACACGAACTAAACCACCAAACACTTCTAATATATATCTTTACATCATAAACTGAATATTTCATATTTGAAGAAGAAATATGGTTGCTTGATCTTTGCCACCAATTTTTACACTCCACTAGagacaataataaataaaagtgaaCCTCCACCCcccacccaaaaaaaaaaattcagcaaTACTAAATTGTCAACAAGCATTTATAACAAATCAAAGAAAAGCAATACATCGGCGGAAAAAATCCCAAACCCAATAATCCCAACCTAAAAAGCCCTAAAATTATCAATAATTAGCCTTGATCACTAATTCTACTATCCAAGAACAATGAATCAACAAACAAA
This window of the Gossypium arboreum isolate Shixiya-1 chromosome 12, ASM2569848v2, whole genome shotgun sequence genome carries:
- the LOC108479362 gene encoding uncharacterized protein LOC108479362 isoform X2 → MGSFNAENGFGGTQLSSRELGLKEEPGTCNVCVSSFSPCVSKQMASTATKTNEFLGKACQKKDSNHYSFNDADLSSPQMNRACNDRQRTSSESSHPLSVCLSRESFSDVVESEETLRDCNTYESIKMSTKTNLPSACANNIGPLKAPIFHNKFVPNKFEKQESECLGDNISFVCVSDYAKTKAADHTSDADKKNLSYNSASVDSFPGTEKEVNGQPACFLVGSPCGDVDDNHPRRSNRSSIESSQEILYCSNKSDMSEISSLRDSCAGASSAKREHSECSEEQVQSTFARTGSIRVGSQIGDGHNYAESMEVDNRTNEREQTAELKSTTVAKEINMEETNIGSQPAACSDAPDSIEYEVKVCDICGDIGREELLAVCSNCSDGAEHIYCMRVKMDSVPKGDWMCEECVLSKETERRKQDKMEGGVKIFKKTLASESETKPLEVEESEAHKVSSTPSFTSKRPSGSLQAVRNKAFGADLKSPTTSSCSSKVSMHQSGGHSSSTTPGTVCSPTELRSKSLKLPSQHQVSKGLLSKSKSFSNRSLKEDVQLLKEGSCGNEGLAKGTTANESERRIQTVSKSVSLKNMSYTVNNSNHDTKLLPNSSRVEDLKRSRHPKGQHPKGQSPIKTEKKLKLSNSDALAGADKRIASVKNGLACPSSSLCNDLVDVKGHETSDNSLKTSSTSAQKSFLTEEKKRVLNVKHCVEYSPVVPAISKKHSSAAVQSERPCPRDSTIFASGVPVPSWISVVPQLDSIWQGKFEIQRSGGLPFACDGLQAHLSTYASHKVLEVVQKLPLKLSLEEAPRLSMWPTQFMKSHATEDNIALYFFAKELDSYERSYKNLLDRMIKYDFSLKGNFGGFELLIFPSNLLPEKSQCWNNMLFLWGVFRGKRFQCSEQISAMSCEKLFPPGKSSESLSALNSNAFPDSMTVASGKKAEVCETKESSSEQKMNALDVQIGSQQVGIIDSSQREERESGKRPEIDLNCSIQEKQEYFADHVEADDTNDGKRLKSCFGGMDVDRNRIKDIINDRCSLPVNGRGPSIYGNEVYDMSIVPLESDSVGNKYSWKHLLQQQVLSNDSGKQVKSRVSNLELALGVGRSLSAHGNMPPSFMVMSNGDSRDEISDTSPSLALSLALPYPKAGGSGSGTTLKLASDMKLPKCQEVNTTLSLFGGSSES
- the LOC108479362 gene encoding uncharacterized protein LOC108479362 isoform X1; amino-acid sequence: MGSFNAENGFGGTQLSSRELGLKEEPGTCNVCVSSFSPCVSKQMASTATKTNEFLGKACQKKDSNHYSFNDADLSSPQMNRACNDRQRTSSESSHPLSVCLSRESFSDVVESEETLRDCNTYESIKMSTKTNLPSACANNIGPLKAPIFHNKFVPNKFEKQESECLGDNISFVCVSDYAKTKAADHTSDADKKNLSYNSASVDSFPGTEKEVNGQPACFLVGSPCGDVDDNHPRRSNRSSIESSQEILYCSNKSDMSEISSLRDSCAGASSAKREHSECSEEQVQSTFARTGSIRVGSQIGDGHNYAESMEVDNRTNEREQTAELKSTTVAKEINMEETNIGSQPAACSDAPDSIEYEVKVCDICGDIGREELLAVCSNCSDGAEHIYCMRVKMDSVPKGDWMCEECVLSKETERRKQDKMEGGVKIFKKTLASESETKPLEVEESEAHKVSSTPSFTSKRPSGSLQAVRNKAFGADLKSPTTSSCSSKVSMHQSGGHSSSTTPGTVCSPTELRSKSLKLPSQHQVSKGLLSKSKSFSNRSLKEDVQLLKEGSCGNEGLAKGTTANESERRIQTVSKSVSLKNMSYTVNNSNHDTKLLPNSSRVEDLKRSRHPKGQHPKGQSPIKTEKKLKLSNSDALAGADKRIASVKNGLACPSSSLCNDLVDVKGHETSDNSLKTSSTSAQKSFLTEEKKRVLNVKHCVEYSPVVPAISKKHSSAAVQSERPCPRDSTIFASGVPVPSWISVVPQLDSIWQGKFEIQRSGGLPFACDGLQAHLSTYASHKVLEVVQKLPLKLSLEEAPRLSMWPTQFMKSHATEDNIALYFFAKELDSYERSYKNLLDRMIKYDFSLKGNFGGFELLIFPSNLLPEKSQCWNNMLFLWGVFRGKRFQCSEQISAMSCEKLFPPGKSSESLSALNSNAFPDSMTVASGKKAEVCETKESSSEQKMNALDVQIGSQQVGIIDSSQCFMQREERESGKRPEIDLNCSIQEKQEYFADHVEADDTNDGKRLKSCFGGMDVDRNRIKDIINDRCSLPVNGRGPSIYGNEVYDMSIVPLESDSVGNKYSWKHLLQQQVLSNDSGKQVKSRVSNLELALGVGRSLSAHGNMPPSFMVMSNGDSRDEISDTSPSLALSLALPYPKAGGSGSGTTLKLASDMKLPKCQEVNTTLSLFGGSSES